Proteins from a genomic interval of Dama dama isolate Ldn47 chromosome 1, ASM3311817v1, whole genome shotgun sequence:
- the LOC133057561 gene encoding olfactory receptor 10A3-like, protein MKRQNQSSVVEFILLGFSNFPELQRQLFQIFLVIYLVTLIGNAIIIVVISLEQSLHVPMYLFLLNLSVVEVGFSAVIMPEMLVVLFNEKTMITFAGCFSQMYFILLFGGTECFLLGAMAYDRFAAICHPLSYAMIMNRTVFMKLIIFSWISGIIVATVQTTWVFSFPFCGNNEINHLSCETPAVLELACADTFLFEIYAFTGTILIVMVPFLLILLSYVRILFAILKMPSTTGRQKAFSTCASHLTSVTLFYSTANMTYLQPKSGYSPETKKLMSLAYSLLTPLLNPLIYSLRNSEMKRALMKLWQRKVDLHTFFN, encoded by the coding sequence atgaaaaggcaaaatcaaAGCTCTGTGGTTGAATTCATCCTCTTGGGcttttctaattttcctgaacTCCAAAGGCagctcttccagattttcttGGTTATTTACCTGGTGACTCTGATTGGAAATGCCATCATTATAGTTGTCATCTCATTGGAGCAGAGCCTCCACGTTCCCATGTATCTGTTCCTCCTGAACCTGTCTGTGGTGGAAGTGGGTTTCAGTGCAGTCATCATGCCTGAAATGCTGGTGGTCCTCTTCAATGAAAAAACTATGATCACTTTTGCAGGCTGTTTTTCACAGatgtatttcattcttctttttggtGGGACTGAATGTTTTCTCCTGGGAGCAATGGCTTATGACCGATTTGCTGCAATCTGCCATCCTCTGAGCTATGCAATGATTATGAACAGAACGGTTTTCATGAAATTAATTATATTCTCATGGATCTCAGGGATTATAGTGGCTACTGTGCAGACCACATGGgtgtttagttttcctttttgtggCAACAATGAAATTAATCATCTTTCATGTGAAACTCCAGCAGTGCTAGAGCTTGCATGTGCAGACACCTTTTTGTTTGAGATCTATGCATTCACTGGCACCATTTTGATTGTTATGGTTCCTTTCTTGTTGATACTCTTGTCTTATGTTCGAATTCTCTTTGCCATTCTGAAGATGCCATCAACCACTGGGAGGCAAAAGGCCTTTTCCACCTGTGCCTCCCATCTCACATCTGTTACCCTCTTCTATAGCACAGCCAATATGACTTACTTACAACCCAAATCTGGCTACTCCCCAGAAACCAAGAAGCTAATGTCCTTGGCTTACTCTCTTCTTACACCCCTGCTGAATCCACTGATCTATAGCTTGCGAAACAGTGAGATGAAAAGAGCTTTGATGAAATTATGGCAAAGAAAAGTGGATTTACAtaccttttttaattaa
- the LOC133049307 gene encoding olfactory receptor 10A6-like: MKRQNQSSVVEFILLGFSNFPELQGQLFGIFLIIYLLTLIGNAVIIVVICLEQSLHVPMYLFLQNLSVVDVSISAVIMPEMLVVLSNEKTSISFVSCFAQMYFILFFGGTECFLLGTMAYDRFAAICSPLNYPMIMNKRVFMKLITGSWTLGFVLGTVQTTWVSSFPFCGPSEINHISCETPAVLELACADTFLFEIYAFTGTILIIMLPFMLIILSYIRILFAILKMPSTTGRQKAFSTCASHLTSVTLFYGTASMTYLQPKSGYSPETKKLMSLSYSLLTPLLNPLIYSLRNSELKRALIKLWQRKVDLHIF, from the coding sequence atgaaaagacaaaatcaaAGCTCTGTGGTTGAGTTTATCCTCTTGGGCTTTTCTAACTTTCCTGAACTCCAAGGGCAGCTCTTTGGGATTTTCTTGATTATTTATCTGCTGACACTGATAGGAAATGCCGTCATTATAGTTGTCATCTGCCTGGAACAGAGCCTGCATGTTCCCATGTACCTGTTCCTCCAGAACTTGTCTGTGGTGGATGTTAGTATCAGTGCAGTCATTATGCCTGAAATGCTGGTGGTCCTCTCCAACGAAAAAACGTCAATTTCGTTTGTGAGCTGCTTTGCAcagatgtattttattcttttttttggtgggactGAATGTTTTCTCCTAGGGACAATGGCTTATGACCGATTTGCTGCAATCTGCTCTCCTCTGAACTACCCAATGATTATGAACAAACGAGTTTTTATGAAATTAATTACAGGCTCATGGACTTTGGGTTTCGTGTTAGGTACTGTACAAACGACATGGGTTTCTAGTTTTCCCTTTTGTGGCCCCAGTGAAATCAATCATATCTCTTGTGAAACTCCAGCAGTGCTAGAGCTGGCATGCGCAGACACATTTTTGTTTGAAATCTATGCATTCACTGGCACCATTTTGATTATCATGCTTCCTTTCATGTTGATCATTCTGTCTTACATTCGAATTCTCTTTGCCATCCTGAAGATGCCATCAACCACTGGGAGGCAAAAGGCCTTTTCCACCTGTGCCTCCCATCTCACATCTGTTACCCTCTTCTATGGCACAGCCAGTATGACTTACTTACAACCTAAATCTGGCTACTCCCCAGAAACCAAGAAGTTGATGTCCTTGTCTTACTCACTTTTAACACCTCTGCTGAATCCACTGATCTACAGTCTGAGGAACAGTGAGCTGAAAAGAGCTTTGATAAAATTATGGCAAAGAAAagtggatttacatatattctga